One segment of Streptomyces sp. NBC_01463 DNA contains the following:
- a CDS encoding sterol desaturase family protein gives MPTNLPDVVLWSIPAFVLLTVLEMALHHFHPDEDAAGYEAKDAATSITMGLGSLAFDLLWKVPIVAVYTAVYELTPLRVPVLWWTVPLMLLAQDFFYYWSHRGHHVIRILWACHVVHHSSRKFNLSTALRQPWTSLTVWPFYLPLIALGVHPAALAFCSSANLVYQFWVHTERIDKLPRPFEYVLNTPSHHRVHHASQGGYLDRNFGGILIVWDRWFGSFTVETERPVFGLTKNIGTFNPLRVATHEYAAIARDVRAAGSWGERAGRVFRGPGWQPAGAAVRPEAATAVAAERTG, from the coding sequence ATGCCGACGAACCTGCCCGATGTAGTGCTCTGGTCCATACCGGCCTTCGTCCTGCTCACCGTCCTGGAAATGGCGCTCCACCACTTCCACCCCGACGAGGACGCCGCCGGTTACGAGGCGAAGGACGCCGCCACCAGCATCACCATGGGGCTGGGCAGTCTCGCCTTCGACCTGCTGTGGAAAGTGCCCATCGTCGCCGTCTACACCGCGGTGTACGAGCTGACCCCGCTCCGCGTGCCCGTCCTGTGGTGGACCGTGCCGCTGATGCTGCTGGCGCAGGACTTCTTCTACTACTGGTCCCACCGCGGCCACCACGTCATCCGGATCCTCTGGGCCTGCCACGTGGTGCACCACTCCAGCCGGAAGTTCAACCTCTCCACCGCGCTGCGCCAGCCCTGGACCTCGCTGACCGTCTGGCCGTTCTACCTCCCGCTCATCGCCCTCGGCGTCCACCCGGCGGCGCTCGCCTTCTGCTCGTCGGCCAATCTCGTCTACCAGTTCTGGGTGCACACCGAGCGCATCGACAAGCTCCCCCGGCCGTTCGAGTACGTACTGAACACGCCCTCCCACCACCGGGTGCACCACGCCTCCCAGGGCGGCTACCTCGACCGGAACTTCGGCGGCATCCTGATCGTGTGGGACCGGTGGTTCGGGTCCTTCACCGTGGAGACGGAGCGGCCGGTGTTCGGGCTCACCAAGAACATCGGCACGTTCAACCCGCTGCGGGTCGCCACCCACGAGTACGCCGCCATCGCCCGTGACGTGCGCGCGGCGGGCAGCTGGGGCGAGCGGGCCGGGCGGGTGTTCCGGGGGCCCGGCTGGCAGCCCGCAGGGGCCGCCGTGCGCCCCGAGGCGGCCACCGCCGTCGCCGCGGAACGCACCGGATGA
- a CDS encoding lysoplasmalogenase yields MSAGPLAGRPMDRRERFVRPLLIAFLVACAVDLGGVLTDSGIAHLVAKPLLMPLLAAYAAARRGPRLLIAALLCGWVGDVFLLADSDTAFLIGMGGFAAGHLCYLRLFGRARGALLPGILYTAVLAVFLVLLWGSLPAGLRIPLAGYSLLLTAMAYRSGVLGRYAAAGGALFLLSDALIATGIADWPQLPAPDFWVMLTYVAAQFLLTLGALAPGAKGAGGVIGAYRERSISI; encoded by the coding sequence ATGAGCGCCGGCCCGCTCGCCGGCCGGCCCATGGACCGGCGGGAGCGTTTCGTACGACCCCTGCTCATCGCCTTCCTCGTCGCCTGCGCCGTCGACCTCGGCGGGGTGCTCACCGACAGCGGGATCGCGCACCTGGTCGCCAAACCGCTGCTGATGCCGCTGCTCGCCGCGTACGCCGCCGCCCGGCGCGGGCCCCGGCTGCTGATCGCGGCGCTGCTCTGCGGATGGGTGGGAGACGTCTTCCTGCTGGCCGACTCCGACACCGCGTTCCTCATCGGGATGGGCGGCTTCGCCGCGGGGCACCTGTGCTACCTGCGGCTCTTCGGCCGGGCGCGCGGCGCCCTGCTGCCCGGAATCCTGTACACGGCCGTGCTGGCCGTCTTCCTCGTCCTGCTCTGGGGCTCGCTGCCGGCCGGACTGCGGATCCCGCTGGCGGGCTACAGCCTGCTGCTCACCGCCATGGCCTACCGGTCCGGGGTGCTCGGCCGGTACGCGGCCGCCGGGGGCGCGCTCTTCCTGCTCTCCGACGCGCTGATCGCCACCGGAATCGCCGACTGGCCGCAGCTGCCCGCCCCCGACTTCTGGGTCATGCTCACCTACGTCGCGGCGCAGTTCCTGCTGACCCTGGGCGCCCTCGCCCCGGGGGCGAAAGGGGCTGGTGGGGTGATTGGGGCGTACCGTGAGCGGAGTATCAGTATCTGA